Within Actinomycetota bacterium, the genomic segment AAGGTCCCGTAGCTGTCCAGGTGCGCGTTGTACACGTACCCCAGGCTCCCCCGGACGATGACGGCGTTGCCGCCGAGGCCGTTCGGGTCCGAATACGCGTTTCCGGAGAACGGCGCGTAGATCGGGGTGCCCCGAGGCGCCATGAGATCGTTCCCAGCGTGGGGGTGGTAGCCGCCTGCGTAGCGGGGCGCGCCGAAGCTATCGCCATAGGCGTGGGGCTGGCCCACCGGGCAGACCTGGAACGGGCCGCTGTTCGGGACCGGGTTGGGAGACCCTCCGCTGCCGGGTGTCGACCCCTGCACCGCGGCCTGCGCGGCCGCCGCTGCCGCCGCCGCTGCTGCCGCGGCCGCCTTCGCCGCGGCGACCTGCTCCGCGTGAAGCTTCTTCTTGAGGTGGGCGACCAGGTCAGTCACTTCCTTCTGCTTGGCCAGGAGATCGGTGGCGATCCGGGACGCCTTCGCGCTGGACGCCTGGAGCCCTTCGTAGACGGACTGGGCATCCGCGAGCTTGCTGGCCAGCGCGGCCTGCTCGTCCTGGAGGTCGGCCAGCGCCGACGCCTGCGTCGCCTCGAGGTCCTGGAGGTCCGAACGCCGCGCGGCCAGGGCGTTCGCCCGGTTCTGGACGTCGTTGGCGAGCGTGGCGTCGTTCGCGGCGATCTGGCTCTCGAACTGGAGCTTGTCGGACAGGTCGGAGAGGGAGGTCGCACCGAGCAGCACCTCCAGCCCGCTGGCCGGGCCCTGCTCGTACGCGTACCGGGCCCGCCGGTCGAGCTGGGACCGCAGCGCCTCGTACCGGTCCTTGGCCCGGCCGATGGCGGCGACGGTGTCCCGGACCCGCTGCCGGGTCTGCTCGTACCGGCTCTCGGCATCGTCCACCCGCTGAGCCGTCGCGTTCAGCTCGCTCTGGAGCGAGGAAAGCCGGTCCTGTTGCACCGCGATCTCGTTGCGCAGCGTGTCGAGCCGGGCTCGCTGCGCGTCGATCTGGTGCTCCAGCACGTGCAGCCGGTTCTTGGCGAGCTGGAGCTCGGCCTTGGTGTCGGCAGCCGCGCCGGGGGTGACGACGGCAAGGAGGGCCACCACCAGGATCGCCGCTCCCAGTCGCAACAGACCGCGCGAGCGCGCCCGGATCACCCCCATCAAGGGGTCTTACCTACCGGACCGGAGCTTGCTACGTCAACCCTGCCCGGTTACAGACTGGTTCGAATCGCGCTCGTCCTGGCTTCCCGGCGACGCCGGGCGGCCGAGTCGAGCCCTCGTCCTGCGGCTGAGCTCCTCGAGGCGCTCCGAGGTCCGAACCGCCGGCGGGACCGGGTCCACCAGGGCGGCGGCCTCGGGTGGCAATTCGGCCAGGTCCGCCTCGAACCGTTCCCGGGCCTCCGCCAGCGTCGGCGGGGGCCGGGTCCGCCGGCCGTCCCGCATCACCGGCGACAACAGCGGCGCACTTGCCTCCGGTGCCGGCTCGTCCCGTACCGCCAGCACGTCCACCAGCCCGGGCGCCCGAAACACCTGTTTGGCTCCCGGCGCGGTGGCCTTCCCCGGCGAGAGCTTCGCCACAGCCCGGTCCCCGTAGGCGACCAGCTTGTACACGGTGTCCAGATACGGAGCGTCGGCCGAGACGCCCAGGCGGGTCCCCACGCCGAAGGCGTCGATGGGCGCCCCCGACCGGACCAGCCGGTCCACGTCGAGCTCGTCCAGGCCTCCCGAGGCGAAGATCCGCACGTCGTTCAGGCCATCGGCGTCCAGGATGGCCCGGGCTTGGCGGGCCAGCTCCTCCAGGTCCCCCGAGTCGAGCCGGATGCCCAGCTGGCCGGTCAGCCCGAGGTCGTGGATGACCCTGGCCGCCCGCCGCACCCCTTGGACGGTGTCGTAGGTGTCGACCAGGAACGTGATCCGGGCCGGGTGGTCCTGCGCGTATGCGCGGAACGCTTCCTCCTCGGACTCGAACGCCTCGACGTAGGAGTGGGCCATGGTCCCCACCGCCGTGAGCCCGTACACCCGGGCCGCCTCCACGTTGCTGGTACCGAGGAACCCAACCATGGCCGACGTTCGCGCCACCGCCATGGCCGCCTCCACGCCGTGGGTCCGCCGGAACGAGAAGTCCACGACGTCCGTCTCCCGGGCCGCGATGCGGAACCGCGCCGCTTTCGAGGCCAGCGTGGTCTCCACGGTGATCCGGTTCAGCAGGAACGTCTCGACCAGCTGGCCCTGCGCGACGGGCGCCGTCACCTCCAGCAGCGGCTCGCCGGCGAACATGATCCGCCCCTCCGGCACCGCCCACACGTCTCCCTCGAACCGGAGGTCGCGGAACGCCTCCACCGCCTCCCGGTCGAACCCCAGGGTGCCTTCCAGGTACTCCAGGTCCTCCTCCGAGAACCGGAAGCTCTCCAGGTACTCCAGGCAGGCCTCCAGCCCCGCGGCGACCAGGAACCCCCGCGACGGCGGGAGCTTCCGGACGAAGAGGCTGAAGGTCGCCGGCCGGTCCATCCCCCGGCGGAGGTAGGACGCGGCCATGTTGAGCTCGTACAGGTCGGTCCACAGCGCCCGGCCCATGGTCGCGACGACGATACCCTGTCGGTCGTGTCGGTCGTGCACCTCGTGACGCCCTCGGTCATCGCGAGCGCCGGCGGCGGCATCGCCCACGCGCTGTCGCTGGCCTTCGGGATGCTGTGGGAGATCCTGTGGGCCCTGATCTTGGGGTTCGCGCTCTCGGCCGTGGTGCAGTCGCTGGTGTCGAAGGCCCAGATGACCCGGCTGCTGCCGGACGACTCGCCGCGCTCAATCGCCGTCGCCTGCGGGCTCGGCATCGCGTCCTCGTCATGCTCCTACGCCGCCGTGGCCCTGGCCCGGTCGATCTTCCGGAAGGGAGCGAACTTCACCGCCGCGATGGCGTTCGAGTTCGCCTCCACCAACCTGGTCATCGAGCTCGGGGTCATCCTGGCCCTGCTGATGGGGTGGCAGTTCACGCTGGCCGAGTTCGTGGGCGGCCCGCTGATGATCGCGATCATGGTCCTGCTGTTCCGGTTGTTCCTGTCGGAGCGGATGATCGAGCTGGCCCGGCGGCAGGCGGAGCGCGGCCTGCGCGGCTCGATGGAGGGCCACGCGGAGATGGACATGTCGGTCACGGGCGGCTCGATCCTGTCGCGCCTGCGGTCGCGCCGAGGCTTCACCGCCGTCAGCCAGTCGTTCGTGATGGAGTGGGCCGCCGTCTACCGCGACATCGGCATCGGGCTGCTGATCGCCGGGGCGCTGGCGGCGTGGGTGCCGGAGTCGTTCTGGCGGGGCTTCTTCTTCGAGGGCCACCCGCTGCTGGCGAAGTTCTGGGGGCCCCTGATCGGACCGCTGGTGTCGGTGGTGTCGTTCGTGTGCTCGATCGGGAACGTGCCGCTGGCGGCGGTGCTGTGGAACGGCGGGATCAGCTTCGGCGGCGTGGCCGCCTTCATCTTCGCCGACCTCATCATCCTGCCCATCCTGAACATCTACCGGAAGTACTACGGCATCAGGATGAGCGCGTTCCTGCTGGCGACCTTCTACGCGGCGATGGTGGCCGCGGGACTGGCCGTCGAGCTCCTGTTCGACGCGCTCGGCCTGATCCCGAACCAGCGAAACGCCAAGGTCGTCGAGGCGCAGGTCTCGCTCAACTACACGACGGTGCTGAACGTGCTGTTCCTGGTGCTGGCGACGGTGCTGGTGGTCCGGTTCGTCCGCACGGGCGGCATGGAGATGCTGGCCCACATGGACGAGCCCGCGGAGCACGGTCACGAGGGCCATGGTTCGCACGAAGGCCATGAGTCGCACGGTGGCGCTGGCGAGGGAGGCGGCTCGAACGATTGACCCCGATCCTTGAGGGCCGGGTATGCTTCCCGGGCCAGTTCGGTCCAGCATTCAGGCCTTACGGAGGGGGAAGACATTGGTTCAGCAGCCTGCCCCACGCAAGCGTCCCGTCGGCGGCATCCTGGCGATCGTCGGCGGCGTCCTGATCGTCGTGAGTTCCTTCGTGGAGTGGGGGAAGGTCACGGTGAAGATCGGGCAGGGCAGCTCGGTCACGCTGAAAGGCGATGCGACCGTCCTCATCGCGGGAATCGTGCTGATCCTGCTGGGGGCGGCGCTGATGGTCATCACGTCGCGCGGCACCCGGCTCCTGGTCGCCGTGCTGACGATCCTCGGGTCGCTCGTGGCGCTCCTGGTGACCGGCGTGTTCGTGGGCTCCGACGACACGCTCATCTCCTCCGCAGCGAATTCCTTTCACGACCGGACCCCGAGCGTCTCGGCCGACCGGTTCGAAGCGGCGCTGAAGCGGCTGGTCAAGAGCGGCGACGCCGACGTCACGCGGAGCGCTGGGGTGTATCTGGCGCTCGGCGGTAGCGTCCTCGGGCTGGTCGGTGGCATCGCGGGTCTCCGCCGGGGCAAGCGCGAGGAGCTCGCTCCGCCGCCACCTCCGCCCGGCGCGGCCGCCTGGCCGGCCCAGCCCTCGTCCGCTCCGGTCCCGCCGCCGGTTGCTCCGGAGGGAGGAGCACCGCCGCCACCACCGCCTCCGGCCGCTCCGCCCTCGGCGCCACCTCCGCCATCCTCACCGTCTCCTCCTCCGCCTCCCCCGAACCCGCCACCTCCGCCGCCGGGGGGAGCCCCGAGCTAGAGCCGGAGCGCAACCCCACCGCCGTGCGCAGCGACGAGTTCAGCGTGGACACGCGGGGCCGGCGGGTCACCGACGTCACGGATCGAGTCCGCGAGTTCGCGGCCTCGGCGGCGGCAGCGGCCTGGTCCACGTGTTCCTCCCGCACGCTACTGCGGGCGTGGCCCTGATGGAGACCGGGTCGGGCTCGGAGGCCGACCTGGAGGAGGCGCTCGACCGCCTGCTGCCGGCCGAGGACCGGTACCGCCACCGCCATGGCTCCACCGGCCACGGCCGCGACCACCTGCTGCCCGTGTTCGTCTCGCCGTCGCTCTCCATCCCCGTGGAGGACGGCCGGCTGCTGCTCGGGACCTGGCAGAGCGTGGTGGTGGTCGACCCCAACCGGGACAACAACACCCGGCGGGTCCGGCTGTCGTTCCTCCCCGGCTGACCCGAGCGCCTCCCTAAGCGCCTCACGCCACTCCTGCGTGTAGTAGGAGGCTATCGAGCCCGGAGAAGGAGGGCGAGTA encodes:
- a CDS encoding peptidoglycan DD-metalloendopeptidase family protein, which encodes MGVIRARSRGLLRLGAAILVVALLAVVTPGAAADTKAELQLAKNRLHVLEHQIDAQRARLDTLRNEIAVQQDRLSSLQSELNATAQRVDDAESRYEQTRQRVRDTVAAIGRAKDRYEALRSQLDRRARYAYEQGPASGLEVLLGATSLSDLSDKLQFESQIAANDATLANDVQNRANALAARRSDLQDLEATQASALADLQDEQAALASKLADAQSVYEGLQASSAKASRIATDLLAKQKEVTDLVAHLKKKLHAEQVAAAKAAAAAAAAAAAAAQAAVQGSTPGSGGSPNPVPNSGPFQVCPVGQPHAYGDSFGAPRYAGGYHPHAGNDLMAPRGTPIYAPFSGNAYSDPNGLGGNAVIVRGSLGYVYNAHLDSYGTLGNVSAGTVIGYVGDSGDAQGGPTHDHFEWHPNAIPSNPYRSVYGYTVIGTAIDPYPYLNLVC
- a CDS encoding nicotinate phosphoribosyltransferase, whose protein sequence is MGRALWTDLYELNMAASYLRRGMDRPATFSLFVRKLPPSRGFLVAAGLEACLEYLESFRFSEEDLEYLEGTLGFDREAVEAFRDLRFEGDVWAVPEGRIMFAGEPLLEVTAPVAQGQLVETFLLNRITVETTLASKAARFRIAARETDVVDFSFRRTHGVEAAMAVARTSAMVGFLGTSNVEAARVYGLTAVGTMAHSYVEAFESEEEAFRAYAQDHPARITFLVDTYDTVQGVRRAARVIHDLGLTGQLGIRLDSGDLEELARQARAILDADGLNDVRIFASGGLDELDVDRLVRSGAPIDAFGVGTRLGVSADAPYLDTVYKLVAYGDRAVAKLSPGKATAPGAKQVFRAPGLVDVLAVRDEPAPEASAPLLSPVMRDGRRTRPPPTLAEARERFEADLAELPPEAAALVDPVPPAVRTSERLEELSRRTRARLGRPASPGSQDERDSNQSVTGQG
- a CDS encoding permease; this encodes MLWEILWALILGFALSAVVQSLVSKAQMTRLLPDDSPRSIAVACGLGIASSSCSYAAVALARSIFRKGANFTAAMAFEFASTNLVIELGVILALLMGWQFTLAEFVGGPLMIAIMVLLFRLFLSERMIELARRQAERGLRGSMEGHAEMDMSVTGGSILSRLRSRRGFTAVSQSFVMEWAAVYRDIGIGLLIAGALAAWVPESFWRGFFFEGHPLLAKFWGPLIGPLVSVVSFVCSIGNVPLAAVLWNGGISFGGVAAFIFADLIILPILNIYRKYYGIRMSAFLLATFYAAMVAAGLAVELLFDALGLIPNQRNAKVVEAQVSLNYTTVLNVLFLVLATVLVVRFVRTGGMEMLAHMDEPAEHGHEGHGSHEGHESHGGAGEGGGSND